ACAGCCCCTATTGGAAGAGCGTATTTTATTAAATTTTTAAACAAAAATCAAATGAACAGGGCATTGTCTTTTATATACTTTTCTACGACTTCTGGAACCAATGTTTTTATGGTTTTACCCTCTTTAATTCGTTTCCGAATATCCGAAGAAGACACCTCAATTGACACTCCTTCAACAAAAATCATTTTTTTGCGATATTCCTCGTTAAGTTTTTCAAGGGAAAAATTGGGCCTTTGTACCGCTATAAAATGCGAAAGTTCAAGTATTTTTAACGGGTCTTTCCAGTTAGGCAAATCCAAAGCCATATCAGCCCCGGAAATAAAATAAAGAATCGCATCCTTACCATAAATTTCTTTTATTTGTTTTATGGTGTCCAGCGTGTAAGACGTGCCTTTTCTTTTGATTTCAATATCCGACACCTCAAATCTTTCCCGCCTTGACGAGCCTAATAAGGCGAGACAGGCTTCATCGGCAATTGCAAGTTCTATCATTTTTATGCGATGAAGGGCACCTGCAATGTCTTCCGCATTCTTATGCGGGGGATTGCCTGAAGGAATAAAAATTAATTTATCCAATCCAAAATCATCCAACACCTTACGGGCTATCTTAAGATGCCCGATATGTATTGGATTAAAAGTCCCGCCGAATAAACCTAATTTCATTGTTTTTTACCTCTTCACTTTTAATGTAGGATTATTTTCCGATAAAACACTAATTTTTTCAAATGTTCTCCTATCTAATACTCTCAAAATATCGTAAATATTCTTGGGCTAATGCGATAGAATGGATTATTAGAACGTTTTCCCTGTTTTTTTTAAAAGCTGATTTTGTGGCATTTAGGGAACCAGTGATAACTGTTTCGCCGTCAATAATAAAAAATTTATGGTGAAACGGAAAACAATAATTTTTATCTTTTCTTACATCTATATCCATAATTTCAAGCCG
The bacterium DNA segment above includes these coding regions:
- the nadD gene encoding nicotinate-nucleotide adenylyltransferase, encoding MKLGLFGGTFNPIHIGHLKIARKVLDDFGLDKLIFIPSGNPPHKNAEDIAGALHRIKMIELAIADEACLALLGSSRRERFEVSDIEIKRKGTSYTLDTIKQIKEIYGKDAILYFISGADMALDLPNWKDPLKILELSHFIAVQRPNFSLEKLNEEYRKKMIFVEGVSIEVSSSDIRKRIKEGKTIKTLVPEVVEKYIKDNALFI